The nucleotide window TGAATTTGTAAATTTTGCTTTTAAACAGCTAATGTTCATGATGTGATGACCTCAGCTCAATGGAGCACACTGGAACGTTGAAACAGGACGAAGAGATGGTAGAGTTTCCAATATAACAGAGGCCTTTATGAATCTACTACCACCCACTGCAAACATTACTATATTAAAAGCAGGCTTTGCACGAAAGGGTCTAAGCGCCAAAGATCTTGTAGTGCTATCAGGTACCTAAACaccacaacatatatatacgtaaAGTTTCAGTTTTTACTAACTCTATTATGTTTAtgaaacaaatttaattacGCTCTCCTATTATGCATGCACTTATATAAGGCGGGCACACTATTGGGACTTCTCACTGCACTGCCTTCAGCAACCGCCTTTACAACTTCACGGGGAAGGGCGATACTGATCCCACACTGGATCCCAACTACATTGCAAGATTGAAGTTGAAATGCAAACCCAATGATCAAAAGACTCTTGTGGAGATGGATCCGGGGAGTTTCAAGACATTCGACCAGACCTATTTCACTCTCGTGTCCAAGAGAAGGGGTCTCTTCCAATCCGATGCAGCTCTTCTTGATGACAGCGAGACAAAAGCTTACGTTCAAAGTCATGTTGCCGCCGTTGGAAAATCTAGTTTCTTTAAGGATTTCGGTGTTTCCATGGTGAACATGGGTAGGATTGGAGTTCTCACCGGTAACGCAGGGGAAAT belongs to Prunus persica cultivar Lovell chromosome G4, Prunus_persica_NCBIv2, whole genome shotgun sequence and includes:
- the LOC18778832 gene encoding peroxidase 27, which translates into the protein MATSKLFSYLFLQLTFILFVLDLANAQGGLNVGFYAKSCPKAEDIVKKVIFQTISTTPSLAAPLLRMHFHDCFVRGCEGSILLNSSTNQAEKDAIPNLSLRGFQIIDKAKSALEKACPGVVSCADVLAITARDVVSALNGAHWNVETGRRDGRVSNITEAFMNLLPPTANITILKAGFARKGLSAKDLVVLSGGHTIGTSHCTAFSNRLYNFTGKGDTDPTLDPNYIARLKLKCKPNDQKTLVEMDPGSFKTFDQTYFTLVSKRRGLFQSDAALLDDSETKAYVQSHVAAVGKSSFFKDFGVSMVNMGRIGVLTGNAGEIRKVCSKIN